In one Streptomyces sp. T12 genomic region, the following are encoded:
- the dxs gene encoding 1-deoxy-D-xylulose-5-phosphate synthase: MPLLTRITGPRDLDRLSPEQLDQLAEEIRTFLVEAVSKTGGHLGPNLGVVELTIALHRVFDSPKDKVLWDTGHQSYVHKLLTGRQDFSKLKMKGGLSGYPSQAESEHDVIENSHASTVLGWADGLAKANQLRKRDDHVVAVIGDGALTGGMAWEALNNIAEAKDRPLVIVVNDNERSYAPTIGGLANHLATLRTTDGYERFLTRTKEILDRTPVVGKPLYETLHGAKKGLKDFIAPQGMFEDLGLKYVGPIDGHDIEALESALARAKRFGGPVIVHCLTEKGRGYQPALQDEADRFHGIGPIHPDTGLPIKASGADWTSVFGDEMVKLGKEREDIVAITAAMLQPVGLKKFADTFPDRIYDVGIAEQHAAVSAAGLATGGVHPVFAVYATFLNRAFDQVLMDVALHKCGVTFVLDRAGVTGTDGASHNGMWDMSILQVVPGLRLAAPRDADQVRAQLREAVTVKDAPTVVRFSKGAVGPAVPAVGRIGGMDVLREPGTDTPDVLLVSVGALAPMCLEIAALLDKQGITTTVVDPRWVKPVDEAMAPLAERHRVVVTVEDNSRVGGVGSAIAQALRDAGVDVPLRDFGIPPRFLDHASRAEVMAEIGLTAPDIARQVTGLVSKLDGRFDRTAAEVDSVEPARD, translated from the coding sequence GTGCCGCTGCTGACCCGCATCACGGGACCGCGCGATCTGGACCGGCTCAGCCCTGAGCAGCTGGACCAGCTGGCAGAGGAGATCCGGACCTTCCTCGTCGAAGCGGTGTCCAAGACCGGCGGCCACCTCGGCCCCAACCTCGGTGTGGTGGAGCTGACCATCGCCCTGCACCGGGTCTTCGACTCGCCCAAGGACAAGGTGCTCTGGGACACCGGCCACCAGTCCTACGTCCACAAGCTGCTCACCGGCCGCCAGGACTTCAGCAAGCTGAAGATGAAGGGCGGCCTGTCCGGCTACCCCTCGCAGGCCGAGTCCGAGCACGACGTCATCGAGAACTCGCACGCCTCGACCGTCCTCGGCTGGGCCGACGGCCTCGCCAAAGCCAACCAGCTGCGCAAACGCGACGACCATGTGGTCGCCGTCATCGGTGACGGCGCGCTGACCGGCGGTATGGCCTGGGAAGCGCTGAACAACATCGCCGAGGCCAAGGACCGCCCGCTCGTCATCGTCGTCAACGACAACGAGCGGTCGTACGCGCCGACGATCGGCGGTCTCGCGAACCACCTGGCGACGCTGCGCACGACCGACGGCTACGAGCGCTTCCTCACCCGCACCAAGGAGATCCTCGACCGCACGCCGGTCGTCGGCAAGCCGCTCTACGAGACCCTGCACGGCGCCAAGAAGGGGCTCAAGGACTTCATCGCGCCGCAGGGCATGTTCGAGGACCTCGGCCTGAAGTACGTCGGGCCGATCGACGGGCACGACATCGAGGCACTGGAGTCGGCCCTCGCGCGGGCCAAGCGGTTCGGCGGGCCGGTCATCGTGCACTGCCTCACCGAGAAGGGCCGCGGCTACCAGCCCGCCCTCCAGGACGAGGCCGACCGCTTCCACGGCATCGGCCCCATCCACCCCGACACCGGCCTGCCGATCAAGGCCTCGGGTGCCGACTGGACGTCCGTCTTCGGCGACGAGATGGTCAAGCTCGGCAAGGAGCGCGAGGACATCGTGGCGATCACCGCGGCGATGCTGCAGCCGGTCGGCCTGAAGAAGTTCGCGGACACCTTCCCGGACCGGATCTACGACGTCGGCATCGCCGAGCAGCACGCCGCCGTGTCGGCCGCGGGTCTGGCCACGGGCGGTGTGCACCCCGTCTTCGCCGTCTACGCCACCTTCCTCAACCGCGCCTTCGACCAGGTCCTCATGGACGTGGCGCTGCACAAGTGCGGTGTCACCTTCGTGCTCGACCGGGCCGGCGTCACCGGCACCGACGGCGCCTCCCACAACGGCATGTGGGACATGTCGATCCTCCAGGTCGTGCCCGGCCTGCGGCTCGCCGCCCCGCGCGACGCCGACCAGGTACGGGCGCAGTTGCGCGAGGCCGTCACGGTCAAGGACGCGCCGACCGTCGTCCGTTTCTCCAAGGGCGCCGTCGGCCCCGCCGTCCCCGCCGTCGGCCGCATCGGCGGCATGGACGTACTGCGCGAGCCCGGCACCGACACCCCCGACGTGCTGCTGGTCTCCGTGGGCGCCCTCGCCCCCATGTGCCTGGAGATCGCCGCCCTGCTCGACAAGCAGGGCATCACCACCACCGTCGTCGACCCGCGCTGGGTCAAGCCCGTCGACGAGGCCATGGCCCCGCTCGCCGAGCGGCACCGCGTGGTCGTCACCGTCGAGGACAACTCCCGCGTCGGCGGCGTCGGCTCGGCGATCGCGCAGGCCCTGCGGGACGCGGGCGTCGACGTCCCGCTGCGTGACTTCGGCATCCCGCCGCGCTTCCTCGACCACGCCTCCCGCGCCGAGGTGATGGCCGAGATCGGGCTCACCGCCCCCGACATCGCCCGCCAGGTGACCGGGCTGGTCTCCAAGCTGGACGGCCGCTTCGACCGTACGGCGGCCGAGGTCGACTCGGTCGAGCCCGCGCGCGACTGA
- a CDS encoding ATP-binding cassette domain-containing protein has product MVHVSATPVLALRGVSKRFGAVQALTDVELEVHAGEVVALVGDNGAGKSTLVKTIAGVHPIDEGVIEWEGKAVSINRPHDAQSLGIATVYQDLALCDNIDVVGNLYLGREVRKWGVLDEVEMERRSRELLQTLSIRIPSVRIPIASLSGGQRQTVAIARSMLGEPKLVILDEPTAALGVEQTAQVLDLVERLRERGHAVILISHNMADVKAVADKVAVLRLGRNNGVFEVKTTSQEEIISAITGATDNAVTRRAARTTGEVSK; this is encoded by the coding sequence ATGGTTCACGTGTCCGCTACGCCCGTGCTGGCGTTGCGCGGGGTCTCCAAGCGATTCGGTGCCGTCCAGGCGCTCACCGACGTAGAGCTTGAGGTCCACGCCGGTGAAGTGGTCGCCCTGGTGGGCGACAACGGCGCCGGAAAGTCCACGCTGGTCAAGACGATCGCCGGCGTGCACCCCATCGATGAGGGCGTCATCGAATGGGAAGGCAAGGCCGTTTCGATCAACCGGCCGCACGACGCCCAGAGCCTGGGCATCGCGACGGTCTACCAGGACCTCGCGCTGTGCGACAACATCGACGTCGTCGGCAACCTCTACCTGGGCCGTGAGGTCCGCAAATGGGGCGTGCTCGACGAGGTCGAGATGGAGCGCCGCTCCCGCGAGCTGCTCCAGACCCTGTCGATCCGCATCCCCAGCGTGCGCATCCCGATCGCCTCGCTCTCCGGCGGTCAGCGCCAGACCGTGGCCATCGCCCGCTCCATGCTCGGCGAGCCCAAGCTGGTCATCCTCGACGAGCCCACCGCCGCCCTCGGTGTCGAGCAGACCGCCCAGGTCCTCGACCTGGTCGAGCGGCTGCGCGAGCGGGGCCACGCGGTCATCCTCATCAGCCACAACATGGCCGACGTCAAGGCCGTCGCCGACAAGGTCGCCGTGCTGCGCCTCGGCCGCAACAACGGCGTCTTCGAGGTCAAGACGACCTCGCAGGAGGAGATCATCTCCGCCATCACCGGCGCCACCGACAACGCCGTGACCCGCCGTGCGGCGCGCACGACCGGGGAGGTTTCCAAGTGA
- a CDS encoding sugar ABC transporter permease, whose amino-acid sequence MSIDKTSATAQDHEVVNTEAAAAAVTAVDPRLLVQEQGLAGYIGEFKRKMKAGELGSLPVILGLVAICVIFQSLNSAFLSAQNINDITVTMVGTGMISVGIVFVLLLGEIDLSVGSVSGASSAIAAVLAVNQGWPEWAAVLFAIAAGVVIGAAHGFFFAVLGAPAFAVTLAGLLFWLGFMLQTLGENGTINLDSDGLIGKLTTYFFTDVAAAYGLAAVVTAVFFITSFLSNRRRDAAGIPSRPLSDTILRTVLLGVISFAAAIMYNQYKGLPLATVIFLVFLVGTDFVLRRTSYGRKIFALGGSVEASRRAGINVTAVRISVFAISGGFAAIGGLFLASKIASANQSAGTGDLLMNAIAAAVIGGTSLFGGRGRTWNALLGVLVIVSIQYGLQLESIAEPVKYMITAGVLLTTVVIDSITRKTQKTAGRA is encoded by the coding sequence GTGAGCATCGACAAGACCTCCGCGACGGCGCAGGACCACGAGGTCGTCAACACCGAGGCCGCCGCGGCCGCGGTGACCGCGGTCGACCCGCGCCTGCTGGTGCAGGAGCAGGGCCTGGCCGGCTACATCGGCGAGTTCAAGCGCAAGATGAAGGCCGGTGAGCTGGGCTCCCTGCCGGTCATCCTCGGCCTGGTCGCCATCTGCGTCATCTTCCAGAGCCTGAACTCCGCCTTCCTGTCCGCGCAGAACATCAACGACATCACCGTCACGATGGTCGGCACGGGCATGATCTCCGTCGGCATCGTCTTCGTGCTGCTGCTCGGCGAGATCGACCTGTCCGTCGGCTCGGTCAGTGGCGCGTCCAGCGCCATCGCGGCCGTCCTCGCGGTCAACCAGGGCTGGCCCGAGTGGGCGGCCGTGCTCTTCGCCATCGCGGCGGGCGTCGTCATCGGCGCGGCGCACGGCTTCTTCTTCGCGGTGCTGGGCGCGCCGGCCTTCGCCGTCACGCTGGCCGGTCTGCTCTTCTGGCTCGGCTTCATGCTCCAGACGCTGGGCGAGAACGGCACGATCAACCTCGACAGCGACGGTCTGATCGGCAAGCTGACGACGTACTTCTTCACGGACGTCGCGGCCGCGTACGGGCTGGCGGCCGTGGTGACCGCGGTGTTCTTCATCACCTCGTTCCTGAGCAACCGCCGCCGTGACGCCGCGGGGATTCCGTCCCGGCCGCTGAGCGACACGATCCTGCGGACGGTGCTGCTGGGAGTGATCTCCTTCGCCGCGGCGATCATGTACAACCAGTACAAGGGCCTGCCGCTGGCCACGGTGATCTTCCTGGTCTTCCTGGTCGGCACGGACTTCGTGCTGCGGCGTACCTCGTACGGCCGAAAGATCTTCGCGCTCGGTGGCAGCGTCGAGGCGTCGCGTCGTGCGGGTATCAACGTCACCGCGGTGCGGATCTCCGTGTTCGCGATCTCGGGCGGGTTCGCGGCGATCGGTGGTCTGTTCCTGGCCTCGAAGATCGCGTCCGCCAACCAGAGCGCCGGCACGGGTGACCTGCTGATGAACGCCATCGCGGCGGCCGTCATCGGTGGTACGTCGCTGTTCGGCGGTCGTGGGCGTACGTGGAACGCGCTGCTCGGTGTGCTGGTGATCGTCTCGATCCAGTACGGGCTCCAGCTGGAGTCCATCGCCGAGCCGGTGAAGTACATGATCACCGCGGGTGTGTTGCTGACCACGGTGGTCATCGACTCCATCACCCGTAAGACGCAGAAGACCGCGGGTCGCGCATAG
- a CDS encoding substrate-binding domain-containing protein, which translates to MRRAAVAVAAGAMAVSLAACGSAEEAGGDNDSTASAAKGDDIKVGLLLPENQTARYEKFDRPLIEKKIKELTNGKATIDYNNAKQDANLQAQQVDTMITNKVDVLILDAVDAKAIKNSVQKAVDQGIKVVAYDRLAEGPISAYTSFDNVAVGKTQGEALLTALGDKATKDSKIVMINGSVTDPNAAQFKEGAHSALDGKVTIAKEYDTKEWKPENANSEMEAAISAVGKNNIAGVYSANDGMAGGIITALKSAGIADIPVTGQDAELAAVQRIVAGEQYMSVYKPYAPEAEAAAEMAVALAQGKSLDSVAKDKVDSGSEKGIPSVLVDVTSLTKDNINDTVIKDGVYTADEICTGKYKSACDKLGVK; encoded by the coding sequence ATGCGTCGTGCCGCCGTTGCCGTTGCCGCTGGTGCGATGGCCGTCTCGCTGGCTGCCTGTGGCAGCGCCGAGGAAGCCGGCGGCGACAACGACTCCACCGCCTCCGCCGCCAAGGGCGACGACATCAAGGTCGGTCTCCTGCTCCCGGAGAACCAGACCGCGCGCTACGAGAAGTTCGACCGGCCTCTGATCGAGAAGAAGATCAAGGAGCTGACGAACGGCAAGGCGACGATCGACTACAACAACGCCAAGCAGGACGCCAACCTGCAGGCGCAGCAGGTCGACACCATGATCACCAACAAGGTGGACGTCCTGATCCTGGACGCCGTCGACGCCAAGGCGATCAAGAACTCCGTGCAGAAGGCCGTGGACCAGGGCATCAAGGTCGTCGCCTACGACCGCCTGGCCGAGGGGCCGATCAGCGCCTACACCTCGTTCGACAACGTCGCGGTCGGCAAGACCCAGGGTGAGGCCCTGCTGACGGCGCTGGGTGACAAGGCCACCAAGGACTCCAAGATCGTCATGATCAACGGCTCGGTCACCGACCCGAACGCCGCGCAGTTCAAGGAAGGCGCCCACTCCGCCCTCGACGGCAAGGTCACCATCGCCAAGGAGTACGACACCAAGGAGTGGAAGCCGGAGAACGCCAACTCCGAGATGGAGGCGGCGATCTCGGCGGTCGGCAAGAACAACATCGCCGGCGTCTACTCCGCCAACGACGGCATGGCCGGCGGTATCATCACCGCCCTCAAGTCCGCGGGCATCGCCGACATCCCGGTCACCGGCCAGGACGCCGAGCTCGCCGCCGTGCAGCGCATCGTCGCCGGTGAGCAGTACATGAGCGTCTACAAGCCGTACGCCCCCGAGGCCGAGGCCGCCGCCGAGATGGCCGTCGCGCTCGCCCAGGGCAAGTCGCTCGACTCCGTCGCCAAGGACAAGGTCGACAGCGGCAGCGAGAAGGGCATCCCGTCCGTCCTCGTCGACGTCACCTCGCTGACGAAGGACAACATCAACGACACCGTCATCAAGGACGGCGTCTACACGGCCGACGAGATCTGCACGGGCAAGTACAAGTCCGCCTGCGACAAGCTCGGCGTCAAGTAA